A genomic stretch from Methanomassiliicoccales archaeon includes:
- a CDS encoding corrinoid protein yields the protein MSNEILDKLAEVVVKGKIKEAKPLAEQALNAGILPQTIIFDGLSKGMAVVGEKYEKKEYFLPQVLLSAQTMYAALDVVLPKLKVEAASASGKIVIGVVEGDVHDIGKNIVKAMLTGAGMTVFDMGRDVPLKKYIEKVQAEKADILATSTLMTPTLAGMRELERMLKEAGLKGPVKTMIGGGATSKEFAAQIGADAWGYDAIEAVKIAEELLKKK from the coding sequence ATGAGTAATGAAATTCTCGACAAGCTAGCTGAAGTCGTTGTAAAGGGAAAAATCAAAGAAGCAAAACCGCTGGCGGAACAGGCACTCAACGCGGGAATTCTACCACAAACGATTATCTTCGATGGTTTGAGCAAGGGAATGGCTGTTGTTGGTGAGAAATACGAGAAGAAGGAATACTTCTTGCCTCAGGTCCTTTTGTCCGCCCAAACAATGTACGCCGCGCTCGATGTTGTCCTTCCTAAACTCAAAGTTGAGGCCGCAAGCGCGAGCGGTAAGATTGTCATCGGCGTTGTGGAAGGGGATGTCCATGATATCGGAAAGAACATCGTTAAAGCGATGCTTACCGGTGCTGGCATGACGGTGTTCGACATGGGCAGAGATGTGCCACTCAAGAAGTACATTGAAAAGGTTCAGGCTGAGAAGGCCGATATCTTGGCGACATCCACCCTTATGACTCCGACCCTAGCAGGAATGAGAGAGCTCGAAAGAATGCTCAAAGAGGCAGGGTTGAAGGGCCCCGTCAAGACAATGATCGGCGGCGGTGCGACTTCAAAGGAGTTTGCAGCTCAAATCGGTGCCGATGCGTGGGGATACGATGCGATCGAAGCTGTGAAGATCGCAGAAGAACTTCTTAAGAAGAAATAA